One Papaver somniferum cultivar HN1 chromosome 10, ASM357369v1, whole genome shotgun sequence genomic window carries:
- the LOC113316446 gene encoding protein MAIN-LIKE 2-like, whose amino-acid sequence MVVTFDSSEQRTKLRQQVDEDLKNPTPRGEKHLDFRKRGTTNAKHGGGLLPEVNQDNVRDVIQDVDPTYGTPNDGGATLFGYKHSWAAKIYATKDHKDAVRVIKRQKASKWDLSKECAEFQAKVKECVLYKTIELVHADFDAVAVSAFLERHYPETYTMHLPFGEMAITPDDFHNITGLPLEGKCLREGYNPSMSYEALEALAQKCLGWDARKSQCEFRRSVRSPKKGDEYNAYEANGAKKKTVKKFKLVKLKEAFSETKTKGKLVMDAETLRHHVTAYWLYMLGTVIFPDTSRNRVDAHYLQLLEDLDEMNNYSWATGVLAFVLEEMSKGSRIRCNQIGGYLTLVKVWIYDHFPKLGLGS is encoded by the exons atggTAGTTACATTTGatagttcg GAACAAAGGACAAAATTGAGACAACAAGTAGATGAGGATTTGAAAAATCCCACCCCTCGCGGAGAAAAACATTTAGATTTCCGAAAGCGTGGTACCACAAATGCTAAACATGGAGGGGGCTTGTTACCTGAAGTCAACCAAGATAATGTTCGTGATGTAATTCAAGATG TggacccaacttatggtactccaaatgaTGGAGGGGCAACATTGTTTGGGTACAAACACTCATGGGCTGCGAAGATCTATGCAACAAAG GATCATAAGGATGCAGTTCGTGTTATTAAACGTCAAAAGGCGTCCAAATGGGATCTTTCTAAGGAGTGTGCCGAGTTTCAAGCGAAGGTTAAAGAATGTGTATTATACAAAACTATTGAGTTAGTACATGCTGATTTTGACGCTGTTGCCGTATCCGCATTTCTCGAGAGGCATTATCCTGAGACATATACAATGCATCTTCCATTCGGCGAGATGGCAATTACTCCCGATGATTTCCATAATATCACCGGCCTACCATTGGAAGGTAAATGTCTTCGAGAAGGCTACAACccctcgatgagttatgaagCTCTTGAAGCATTGGCTCAAAAATGTCTAGGATGGGATGCAAGAAAGTCtcaatgtgagtttagacgttCAGTGAGGTCCCCTAAAAAAGGCGATGAGTATAATGCATATGAGGCAAATGGAGCAAAAAAGAAGACGGTGAAGAAATTCAAGTTGGTTAAGTTGAAGGAAGCATTTTCTGAGACCAAAAcgaaaggaaagttggtgatggacgCGGAGACCCTTAGGCATCATGTCACCGCTTATTGGTTATATATGCTAGGAACTGTCATTTTCCCCGACACTTCTAGAAATAGGGTGGATGCACATTATCTACAGCTTTTGGAGGATCTCGATGAGATGAACAATTATTCTTGGGCCACTGGTGTGCTTGCTTTTGTTTTAGAAGAGATGAGCAAAGGGTCGAGGATTAGGTGtaatcaaattggaggttacttaaCTCTTGTTAAG gtttggatttacgaccacttccctaaattGGGATTGGGTTCATAA